The Oncorhynchus gorbuscha isolate QuinsamMale2020 ecotype Even-year linkage group LG08, OgorEven_v1.0, whole genome shotgun sequence DNA window GTGCTGGCCCCAGTTTGATAGAAAGACCAGTCAGGACATCATTCCGTGTCATCAGGAGCAGAGACTTGCCATCGATTTCCTACAACGATAACAAATGGAAGGGATTGGGAAGCTCTTACCCACacgaaagagagggaagaaagagcaACTTGCAAGGTTAGTAAATTACTATCTTTACCTGGTCCTGGAAAGCAGTAGCCTGCTCATCAAATCCTGCAGCTTTGAAATAATTGACGACATCAGTGAATGCCCAGTCTGCAGGGTCCGGCAGCTGGCCATTCTCCGCCACACTAGAAAAAGACAACAGGAAAATGGGTATAGGGACAAGGCAGGAGGACAGCACACTCTTATCCCTTATCTACAGCCTCACAATTAAAACCTCTAGACTTACAGTTTAGCTTCCACTGATCCATTTGTTTTGTTCTCCATTCCAGCTAGAGGAAAAAGAGAACAGTGAGATGGAGATATATGGATAAGCAAAAATACAATTGAAGCCAAAAGATTAGGATTATGAAGAAACATGAGGTCTGTCATAAAGTGAACACATTCACTACTTACTTGAAACGTGTGTTCGTTATAATAGGACGTGTCAAGAGGTTACCTGGATATGGTCAGTTGTTTCTGAAACCTTAACTACAGAGCGAGCATCTGATATACGGAGTGTTGAATAGAAGTcgttttttttaaccatttcttTGAAATGCTGACACGCATAAGTAGAGTACTCAGTTGCTAAGCAACATAGATGTGGGCCGCTTGATACTGTGGGAAATACTATGGTACAAATGCATAGATCAGAAATCGCATTCAATAATGCCAAAAAGCAAATGAGTCTTCAATGGATGATGGGCAATAGGGTTCACATAACATGGAGGATAGGATCATCACATTAGTCTGTGGATTCTGACCTGATCCAAAGCAATGGAATGCGTTGCACTCAGATTTGAGTCCAAATATCAGAGACGGGAGCAATTTTAAAGCTCCCTGATCTGCATGATTAAAACTTCCATATTCAGTGTAGCTACTGTACCTACGAGACTACCAGTCTTGGATGTTCTGTAGTTTATCTTTGGAAAGCTAATTTCCACCAGAAGCATCATTCATATAGTTTAAACTTTAGACACTGCATTTCATTCAGAACTATACACATCTGTGGACAGAAATATAGCTGATGGTGATGACATTGACTGTTTATTAAGTGTAATATCACAATGTGTAACAAAAGTCAGATGCAGCATGAAATCTGTAGTAAAAGAAGAATGGGTATACATGACAAACTTTGAATAATTAGTAATTTAGGATAGTTTATTCAATATTACTATAGCTTACTACTGAAATTATATCATTGCCAACGTTGTGGTTGTCTATTTGACACTTACCTTTTTATTGCTAATTCGTGAGCTAGTTGGTTTCCTTTTATAATTCTTAGGGCGTAAATAAATATCCGGTTTATTCACGATCGTGTGCTTGTCGCTGTGTAATTGATCTATAAACCACCTGAATTGCTCATTCAATTTTTCGGATATGTTGAAAGGACCTGCGAGTCGGCATGCGACACTAAGACAAGCTCGTGAACAGGCGCACACACCATTCTCAAACCTGACTGGCCAGTTCATAGCGAATGGGACAGGGTTCCGGTTTAGAAGCACGGCTTTGTACTGATCCTACAGTTTTGCTTCTGTACTGCAGTTTAACTAATGCTCGGCCCAGAAAGACAATTTCCATACATGGTCACATAGAGAAGTCAGATTAGAAAACTCCCAATTTAGTCATCACctttgggtctgaatacttatgtaaatgtgatatttcatgtttgtttttttaatacattttaaacatttctaaaaaactgtatttgcttcgtcattatggggtattgtgtgtagattgagagaaaaaaaactatcaattttagaataaggctgtaaggtaactgtggaaaaagtcaagaggtctgaatactttccgaatgcactgtagatggcCTAAGAATAGCATGGAAAACTACCAGAAGGCAAGAAATCCAAAATGAAACCCTTCCTAGACAACTTTATGGCCCCTACATTTCATCACAATAAGGAAGATGTAAATttgggtgtacaaaacattaacaacatTGTGACAAATTGGCATCCTTATCCAATTTTTTTAAAAAGACACAAAAACAATCCCAAAAATAAGAGTTTGATTATGATTTGCAAATCTATAACAGAAAAACCTAGGACTATCCAGCCAAAAACAGAGAACCAGAATCGGCGCCTTCAGTATTGGGCAACCCTGAAAGAATAGACTCCAGAACAAAAAAAGAACAACACATCAGACATCAACCAATGAAATTGAGGAATCCATTAATTCAAACAACTTTTGGGAAAGTTAGAACTGCCTAAACAAACCACACAGAGGAAAAATGTGCTATCCAAAATGGTGACTAATTGAAAACTCACTTTGAAcaattatatatacatattaaaatGGATtcggaacaacaacaaaaattgctGACAAATGTCTAATTCTTGAATCAGCCATTTAAAACAACCAGAACCTGTTAGTTCTGTTTTTGTTATTGGGGTATCTATAGTAAAACAAAAATACAGCTTGTGGTCATGATGGAATTTTTAACAAATTTATCAAATTCAGACCACAAATTTAGCACTGCAACACTCAAACTATTTAAAGTTGTGAATGTAGGGGCCTACcgggtggcacagcggtctaaggcactgcatcgcagtgctcgaggcgtcactacagacccgggtttgatcccagctgtgtgtctttatgggtaagtctctaagagctttcgacacctggattgtgcaacatttgctcaTCATTTTTTtcaacaaccattttcaggtcttctCATTgatttcaagcagatttaagttaaaactgtaacttggctACTCAGGGACCTTCACTGCcttcttggtaagaaactccagtgtagatttggccttgtgttttaggttattgtcctgctgaaaggtaaattcatctcccagtgtctggtggaaaggattttgactgtgcttagctccattccgtttattttttatccgtttttttttatcctgaaaaactccccagtccttaacgattacaagcatacccatgacatgatgcagccacaccatgcttgaaaatatggagagtggtactcagtaatttgctgtattggattttccccaagcATAATAATATCCCTTCAGGACAAAAAGGTAATTGCGTTTtgacttccttcttttcattgTTAATtttgttagtattgtggagtaactacaatgttgatccatcctcagttgtctcctatcacagccGTTAAAAtatgtaactattttaaagttaccattggtctcatggtgaaatcactgagaggtttccttcctctccagcaactgggttaggaaggacacctgtatcgttgtagtgactgggtgtattgaacaccatccaaagtgtaattaataactttaccatgctcaaagtaCTCAATGGCTGCTTTTTTGTACCTTCTttgagaggcattggaaaacctcccaggtctttgtggttgaatctatgtttgaaattcactgcacgaccgagtagtcattcaaaaatcatgttaaacattattattgcacacagtgagtccatgcaaattattatgtgaAATGTTacgcacatttttactcctgaacttatttaagcttgccataataaaggggttgaatacttattgactcaagacatttcagattaaCATTTTTAGTTAATTTGGAAACATTTCAAAAACATCACTCTACTTTgatattatggtgtattgtgtgaaggctagtgtaaaaaaaaacacatttcaattgaagccattttaaattcaggttgcAACAACAAAATGCAGAAAAAGTTGTGGGTTATGAATAacttttgaaggcactgtagataaagATGTTGTTGTGGCAGAGCAAGTTGGACTTTATCACTATAGCGGGGCAGGGTGATGAGCAATAGGACAAAGTAAACCATTAACAGATTGTATCCAGATGGTAGCAGGTAATAACCAACTCCATCATAACATATGTTATCCATAGTTATATAACACCCATTGAGGACAGAGATCAAGCCATTGAGGGAAAGACCAACTGCAATGCAGGAACATTTTAATTTGAAATAAATCCCCATTTATAACAGCGTGGAGCAAAATTAATCTCATACGGTCCTTGTAACaatgaatgtacaaaacattaggaaaaaccttcctaatattgaattgcaccTCTTTTTGCCCTCCGCACAGACTCAATTTGTCGggggcatagactctacaaggtgtcaagtgttccacagaggtgctggcccatgttggtcacatacacatggttagcagatgttattgcgattgtagcgaaatgcttgtgcttctaggtcTGACAGTTCCGTAATATCTAACATGCAATCTAACAATTCcgcaacaactacctaatacacacaaatctaagtacaggaatggaa harbors:
- the LOC124041718 gene encoding sterile alpha motif domain-containing protein 13-like, producing MENKTNGSVEAKLVAENGQLPDPADWAFTDVVNYFKAAGFDEQATAFQDQEIDGKSLLLMTRNDVLTGLSIKLGPALKIYEYHVKPLQTQHLKSNANAPLHAPQRVTR